A single genomic interval of Haloactinospora alba harbors:
- a CDS encoding thiopeptide-type bacteriocin biosynthesis protein: MPPDDWRQYLITFDTRQEAEDLAAQELRSALATLETEDAITRWFFTRKFPQWRVRYQPAPQCAQHPLDQALEEWKARGRITEWTRGIYEPEEYAFGGPTAMDTAHTLFWHDSRTILEHLSRIPHGGTGQRRELSIMLCSLLMRSAGQDFYEHGDVWARVAEERSLPSGVSREQLHRLGSDLVRLILVDTGPKSPLLREGAPLEWLIPWAEAFSEAGRDLGEHARTGTLTRGLRAVLAHHVLFHFNRIGLSATTQSVLAHAAATAVFDT; encoded by the coding sequence ATGCCTCCGGACGACTGGCGCCAGTACCTCATCACGTTCGACACCCGCCAGGAGGCCGAAGACCTCGCCGCACAGGAACTCCGCTCCGCACTAGCCACCCTCGAAACCGAGGATGCGATCACCCGCTGGTTCTTCACCCGCAAGTTCCCGCAATGGCGAGTGCGCTACCAGCCCGCACCACAATGCGCACAGCACCCCCTTGACCAGGCACTGGAGGAATGGAAAGCCCGGGGCCGCATCACCGAGTGGACACGAGGCATTTACGAACCCGAGGAGTATGCTTTCGGCGGCCCAACAGCCATGGACACCGCCCACACCCTGTTCTGGCACGACAGCCGCACCATTCTCGAACACCTCTCCCGGATCCCCCACGGAGGAACCGGACAGCGCCGCGAACTCTCCATCATGCTGTGCAGCCTGTTGATGCGCAGCGCGGGCCAAGACTTCTACGAGCATGGTGACGTTTGGGCACGCGTGGCAGAGGAACGCTCTTTGCCCTCCGGCGTATCCCGTGAACAGCTCCACCGCCTGGGATCCGACCTGGTGAGACTCATTCTCGTGGATACGGGACCGAAAAGTCCGCTCTTGCGCGAAGGAGCGCCTCTGGAATGGCTCATCCCCTGGGCAGAGGCATTCTCCGAGGCGGGACGAGACCTGGGAGAACACGCCCGCACCGGCACGCTCACCCGTGGACTGCGCGCGGTCCTGGCCCACCATGTCCTGTTCCATTTCAACCGCATCGGCCTCTCCGCGACGACACAGAGCGTTCTCGCCCACGCGGCCGCAACCGCG